Proteins from a genomic interval of Candidatus Nealsonbacteria bacterium:
- a CDS encoding NYN domain-containing protein, whose product MENQDFKFKLKGKALVCIDWANVYGWQEGLDWKIDAQKLIKYLLTYPEVFKINFYFGTDITKKSRDFINSLKQKENDRFFVRTKDVKYVPVDLDKSYLKLRMVEMRQTLKNRNVNNKITEELDKLFSQPLARRKCDFDIEIALDVFNNLDNFSSFILFSGDGDYAPLIEYCLRHQKQTIVVALPGNLGKEYRVISRGLYICNIKKLRNFISK is encoded by the coding sequence ATGGAAAATCAAGACTTCAAGTTTAAATTAAAAGGTAAGGCTTTAGTTTGTATAGATTGGGCCAATGTTTATGGTTGGCAAGAAGGCCTTGACTGGAAAATCGATGCTCAGAAATTGATTAAATACCTTTTAACCTATCCAGAGGTTTTTAAAATTAATTTTTATTTTGGCACTGATATTACTAAAAAATCACGAGATTTTATTAATTCATTAAAACAAAAAGAGAACGATCGGTTCTTTGTAAGAACAAAAGATGTTAAATATGTTCCGGTAGATCTTGATAAATCTTATTTAAAGTTGCGAATGGTGGAAATGAGACAAACTTTGAAAAATCGAAATGTTAATAATAAAATCACTGAAGAATTAGATAAGCTGTTTTCTCAACCATTAGCAAGGCGTAAATGTGATTTTGATATCGAAATAGCCCTTGATGTTTTTAATAATTTAGATAATTTCAGCTCCTTTATCTTATTCAGTGGAGATGGTGATTATGCACCACTTATAGAATATTGTTTAAGGCATCAAAAACAAACTATTGTCGTGGCTTTACCTGGTAATTTAGGGAAGGAGTACAGGGTAATATCTAGGGGGTTGTATATTTGTAATATAAAGAAGTTACGAAATTTTATCAGCAAATAA
- a CDS encoding nitroreductase family protein, whose protein sequence is MDDVFKKRRSVRRFQKQEGEEDFVFFFPLAIAREIEPEKLKEILEAAHSSPSAGDLKAREIIVIKDKKVREKLAEAALGQDFIAEAPVVLIFFSIGSRSAQKYGKRGKNLYALQDATISASFAWLQAVILGLSGCWVGAFEESRVKDILGIKEDWRPIAILPLGYSME, encoded by the coding sequence ATGGATGATGTTTTTAAGAAAAGGCGTTCGGTAAGGAGATTTCAAAAACAGGAGGGCGAAGAAGACTTCGTCTTCTTCTTCCCCCTCGCTATCGCTCGGGAGATAGAGCCGGAGAAATTAAAGGAGATTTTGGAGGCGGCTCATTCCAGCCCTTCGGCTGGCGATTTAAAAGCCCGGGAAATTATAGTTATTAAAGATAAGAAGGTAAGAGAGAAATTAGCCGAAGCTGCTTTGGGCCAGGATTTTATCGCTGAAGCACCGGTGGTTTTGATTTTCTTTAGTATAGGTTCGCGTTCAGCTCAAAAATATGGGAAGCGGGGCAAAAACCTTTACGCTTTGCAGGACGCCACTATTTCAGCCAGTTTTGCCTGGTTGCAAGCAGTCATACTTGGTTTGTCAGGTTGCTGGGTGGGTGCTTTTGAAGAGAGCCGAGTAAAAGATATTTTAGGAATAAAAGAGGACTGGCGGCCGATTGCCATTTTACCTCTCGGCTACTCAATGGAATAG
- a CDS encoding STAS-like domain-containing protein — protein MIIELKKFGNTLISRQSGREAFAAFQPTLRDVNPAEKLEIDFEGVLTFSPSWADEFLTPLIKEFGDRVILRTIDNPSVKATLEILEKK, from the coding sequence ATGATTATTGAACTAAAAAAATTTGGGAATACTCTCATATCAAGGCAGTCCGGACGAGAAGCATTTGCCGCATTTCAGCCGACCTTGCGCGATGTTAATCCGGCAGAAAAGCTTGAGATAGATTTTGAAGGTGTTTTAACGTTTTCTCCCTCATGGGCGGATGAGTTTCTTACCCCGCTTATAAAAGAATTTGGCGATCGAGTTATTCTGCGCACTATTGATAATCCTTCTGTAAAAGCAACATTGGAGATCTTGGAAAAGAAGTGA